The Candidatus Pantoea soli genome window below encodes:
- a CDS encoding YhbP family protein codes for MSDLSHLIRYLKKQHVLSLCAHHGDDMWCASCFYVFDETRMAFWLMTEPATRHGALMQHNPQVAGSINGQPKSVLLIKGVQYRGRIQLTDEARARQAYQKRFPVAKKVTAPLWEIVIDELKMTDNALGFGTKITWQR; via the coding sequence TTGTCCGATCTTTCCCATCTGATTCGCTATCTGAAAAAGCAGCACGTGCTGTCATTGTGCGCTCACCACGGCGACGATATGTGGTGTGCCAGCTGTTTTTATGTGTTTGATGAAACGCGCATGGCGTTCTGGCTGATGACCGAACCGGCTACCCGGCACGGGGCATTAATGCAGCACAATCCGCAGGTTGCCGGCAGCATTAACGGTCAGCCGAAATCGGTGCTGCTGATCAAGGGCGTGCAGTATCGCGGACGCATTCAGCTGACTGACGAGGCGAGGGCGCGTCAGGCTTATCAGAAGCGTTTTCCGGTGGCAAAGAAGGTTACCGCACCGCTGTGGGAGATCGTGATTGATGAGCTGAAGATGACGGATAACGCGCTGGGCTTTGGCACAAAGATTACCTGGCAGCGCTGA
- the ubiU gene encoding ubiquinone anaerobic biosynthesis protein UbiU, translating to MELLCPAGNLPALKAAVEHGADAVYVGLKDDTNARHFAGLNFTDKKLAEGARFLHQHRRKLHVAINTFAHPDGIRRWQSAIDVAAQNGADALILADIAMLEYATRHYPQVERHLSVQASATNSEAIHFYHRHFRLSRVVLPRVLSLHQVKQIARDTPVPLEVFAFGSLCIMAEGRCYLSSWLTGESPNSAGACSPAKFVRWQQTPQGMESRLNEVLIDRYPAGESAGYPTLCKGRYEVDHQRYHVLEEPTSLNTLSLLPALLKAGIASVKIEGRQRSPAYVAQVTRVWRQAIDRCKAGPQQFAVQAAWMHALGELSEGSQTTLGAYHRDWQ from the coding sequence ATGGAACTGCTGTGTCCGGCGGGGAATTTGCCTGCGCTGAAAGCGGCGGTGGAGCATGGCGCAGACGCGGTATACGTCGGCCTGAAAGATGACACCAACGCCCGCCACTTTGCTGGCCTTAATTTTACCGATAAGAAACTGGCAGAAGGCGCGCGCTTTCTGCATCAGCATCGCCGCAAACTGCATGTGGCGATCAACACCTTTGCGCATCCGGACGGTATCCGTCGCTGGCAGTCAGCCATTGACGTTGCCGCGCAAAACGGCGCGGATGCGCTGATTCTGGCGGACATCGCGATGCTGGAGTATGCCACCCGGCACTATCCGCAGGTGGAGCGCCATCTGTCGGTACAGGCTTCGGCCACCAATAGTGAAGCCATTCACTTCTACCACCGTCATTTCCGGCTTAGCCGCGTGGTGCTGCCGCGGGTGCTCTCGCTGCACCAGGTCAAACAGATTGCCCGGGACACACCGGTGCCGCTGGAAGTGTTCGCCTTTGGCAGCCTGTGCATCATGGCGGAGGGGCGCTGTTATCTGTCATCGTGGCTGACCGGTGAATCCCCCAACAGCGCCGGTGCCTGCTCACCGGCAAAGTTTGTACGCTGGCAGCAGACGCCGCAGGGCATGGAGTCACGCCTGAACGAGGTGCTGATTGACCGCTATCCGGCCGGTGAAAGTGCTGGCTACCCCACGCTGTGTAAAGGCCGCTATGAAGTGGACCACCAGCGCTATCACGTGCTGGAAGAGCCCACCAGCCTGAACACGTTATCACTGCTGCCGGCGCTGCTGAAAGCCGGTATCGCCTCAGTCAAAATTGAAGGACGGCAGCGCAGCCCGGCCTATGTGGCACAGGTGACCCGGGTGTGGCGTCAGGCCATTGATCGCTGCAAAGCCGGGCCGCAGCAGTTTGCAGTGCAGGCAGCCTGGATGCACGCACTGGGCGAACTTTCCGAAGGCAGCCAGACCACGCTGGGCGCCTATCACCGTGACTGGCAGTAA
- a CDS encoding type 1 glutamine amidotransferase domain-containing protein — translation MSKKIAVLITDEFEDSEFTSPAEAYSKAGHEVVTIEMQAGKIVKGKQGKAEVKIDKDIDHVSPAEFDALLLPGGHSPDSLRGDDRFVNFTKEFVASGKPIFAICHGPQLLISANGVRGRKMTCVKAIAIDLRNAGADFYDKEVVVDDDKLVTSRTPDDLPAFNRESLRILNAA, via the coding sequence ATGAGTAAGAAAATCGCGGTACTGATTACCGATGAGTTTGAGGACTCAGAGTTTACCTCTCCGGCCGAAGCATACAGCAAGGCTGGCCATGAAGTGGTCACCATTGAGATGCAGGCCGGCAAGATCGTGAAAGGTAAACAGGGAAAAGCAGAAGTCAAAATCGATAAAGATATTGATCACGTCAGCCCGGCAGAATTTGATGCGCTGCTGCTGCCCGGCGGCCACTCGCCGGATTCACTGCGCGGCGACGATCGCTTCGTCAACTTCACTAAAGAGTTTGTCGCCAGCGGCAAACCGATTTTTGCTATCTGCCACGGTCCGCAGCTGCTGATCAGCGCCAATGGCGTGCGCGGCCGCAAAATGACCTGCGTGAAAGCCATTGCTATCGACCTGCGCAATGCCGGGGCCGATTTTTACGATAAAGAAGTGGTGGTGGACGATGACAAACTGGTCACCAGCCGCACCCCTGACGATCTGCCCGCTTTTAACCGCGAATCGCTGCGGATTCTGAACGCGGCATAA
- the ubiT gene encoding ubiquinone anaerobic biosynthesis accessory factor UbiT, with translation MFARLRGLIVDKGPEFLALPVSLTPFAVKKAALQQLLNWQFRHALAEGELDFLQGRTLGIEIADINLRWITTLQQGRLSVSRDAEADVWFRGEANDLLRVAAGRADPDMLFFQRRLLIEGDTELGLEVKNLMDAIEPETLPTPLRTGLQQLAAFIEAGMTQDAKAAEARAGNSC, from the coding sequence ATGTTTGCGCGCTTACGCGGCCTGATCGTGGATAAAGGCCCTGAATTTCTTGCGTTACCGGTTTCGCTTACCCCGTTTGCAGTGAAAAAAGCCGCTTTGCAACAACTCCTAAACTGGCAATTTCGTCATGCTTTGGCTGAAGGTGAGTTAGACTTTCTGCAGGGGCGCACCCTGGGGATCGAGATCGCCGATATCAATCTGCGCTGGATCACCACGCTGCAGCAGGGGCGCCTGAGCGTTTCGCGCGATGCCGAAGCAGACGTCTGGTTTCGCGGCGAAGCAAACGATCTGTTGCGGGTGGCAGCAGGCAGAGCCGACCCCGATATGTTGTTCTTTCAGCGACGACTGCTGATTGAAGGCGATACGGAACTGGGACTGGAGGTGAAGAATCTGATGGATGCGATTGAACCAGAAACCCTGCCAACGCCGTTGCGCACCGGGTTGCAGCAGCTGGCTGCCTTTATTGAGGCTGGAATGACACAGGACGCGAAGGCCGCTGAGGCACGCGCAGGGAACTCATGTTAA
- a CDS encoding GIY-YIG nuclease family protein, producing the protein MEERWQLYMLQTAAGMLYTGITTDVNRRLQQHQQGRGARALRGKGPLTLVFYCDAGDRAAASRLEYRVKQLSRAQKLLLVARQPACLHTWFTQTG; encoded by the coding sequence ATGGAAGAGCGCTGGCAGCTGTATATGCTGCAAACCGCCGCCGGTATGCTGTATACCGGCATTACGACGGATGTTAACCGCCGCCTGCAGCAACATCAACAGGGCCGTGGCGCACGCGCGCTGCGTGGCAAAGGCCCGCTGACGCTGGTGTTTTACTGTGACGCAGGCGATCGGGCAGCCGCGTCACGGCTGGAGTACCGGGTTAAACAGCTGAGCCGTGCGCAGAAGCTGCTGCTGGTTGCCCGGCAGCCTGCCTGTCTGCATACGTGGTTCACTCAGACCGGTTAA
- a CDS encoding permease — MTQFASSPSALRIARWKPLLFLAVVVTGLWYVKWQPYYGKAFTAAETHSIGQSIIAQAADSPWRAALDYAMVYFLAVWKAAVLGVVLGSLVQVLIPRRWLQRLMGRPGARATLTGTALGLPGMMCSCCAAPVTAGLRQAQVSAGAAMAFWLANPLLNPATLIFMGFVLGWPFAAIRLVAGIVMVTGIASLVQRSVPAAVAPAPALPPADAQGFPSRWLRVMWQLFWNTIPLYIVAVLLLGAARVWLFPHAEGAVGNTLFWVMMMAIAGCLFVIPTAAEIPIVQTLLLAGMGMAPALALLVTLPAVSVPSLLMLHRAFPARALGIALFGVMFSGIALGALALWLA; from the coding sequence ATGACTCAATTCGCCTCCTCTCCGTCCGCGCTGCGCATCGCCCGCTGGAAACCGCTGTTATTCCTTGCGGTGGTGGTGACGGGCCTGTGGTACGTCAAATGGCAGCCCTACTATGGCAAAGCGTTTACCGCTGCGGAAACGCACTCGATTGGCCAGTCGATCATTGCGCAGGCGGCGGACTCCCCGTGGCGCGCCGCGCTGGATTACGCGATGGTCTATTTCCTTGCGGTATGGAAGGCGGCGGTGCTGGGCGTGGTGCTGGGATCGCTGGTACAGGTGCTGATTCCGCGTCGCTGGCTGCAGCGGCTGATGGGCCGTCCGGGGGCGCGCGCCACGCTGACGGGCACCGCGCTGGGCCTGCCGGGCATGATGTGCAGCTGCTGCGCCGCGCCGGTGACCGCCGGGCTGCGTCAGGCGCAGGTCTCCGCCGGTGCGGCAATGGCGTTCTGGCTGGCAAACCCACTGCTGAACCCGGCGACGCTGATTTTTATGGGCTTTGTGCTGGGCTGGCCGTTTGCGGCCATCCGGCTGGTGGCCGGCATCGTTATGGTCACCGGGATTGCCTCGCTGGTGCAGCGCAGCGTCCCGGCAGCGGTGGCACCGGCACCGGCCCTGCCGCCGGCCGACGCGCAAGGCTTTCCGTCCCGCTGGCTGCGCGTGATGTGGCAGCTGTTCTGGAACACTATTCCGTTATATATCGTGGCGGTGCTGCTGCTGGGGGCCGCACGCGTCTGGCTGTTCCCCCATGCCGAAGGCGCGGTTGGCAACACGCTGTTCTGGGTAATGATGATGGCAATTGCCGGCTGTTTGTTTGTCATCCCGACCGCCGCGGAAATCCCCATTGTGCAGACGCTGCTGCTGGCCGGCATGGGCATGGCACCGGCGCTGGCTCTGCTGGTTACCTTACCCGCGGTCAGCGTGCCCTCGCTGCTGATGCTGCACCGGGCTTTCCCGGCGCGGGCGCTGGGCATCGCACTCTTCGGCGTGATGTTCAGCGGTATCGCTCTCGGCGCGCTCGCCCTGTGGCTGGCGTAA
- a CDS encoding GNAT family N-acetyltransferase — translation MLIRTEIGVDAAGIDSLLKRSFPTAAEAELVQQLREDGLLTLGVVATDDEGQVLGYAAFSPVTLQGEDRNWVALAPLAVDASVRQQGIARQLVYEGLDSLNEFSYSAVVVLGDPAFYNPLGFEPAARHGLHCRWPGSEAAFQVYKLAPDAFDGAEGLIAFAAPFNRSE, via the coding sequence ATGTTAATTCGTACTGAAATTGGTGTGGATGCCGCAGGTATTGATAGCCTGCTGAAGCGCAGTTTTCCTACCGCGGCAGAAGCCGAACTGGTGCAGCAGCTGCGTGAAGACGGGCTGCTGACGCTGGGCGTGGTGGCGACCGACGACGAAGGTCAGGTATTGGGCTATGCGGCTTTTAGTCCGGTTACGCTGCAGGGGGAAGATCGCAACTGGGTGGCGCTGGCACCGCTGGCGGTGGATGCTTCGGTACGCCAGCAGGGTATCGCGCGGCAGCTGGTGTATGAAGGGCTGGATTCACTGAACGAGTTCAGCTACAGCGCCGTGGTCGTGCTGGGCGATCCCGCCTTTTACAACCCGCTGGGTTTTGAGCCGGCGGCACGGCACGGTCTGCACTGTCGCTGGCCGGGCAGCGAAGCCGCTTTCCAGGTGTATAAGCTGGCCCCGGATGCCTTCGACGGTGCAGAAGGGCTGATCGCGTTCGCCGCGCCCTTTAACCGGTCTGAGTGA